A window of Malania oleifera isolate guangnan ecotype guangnan chromosome 5, ASM2987363v1, whole genome shotgun sequence contains these coding sequences:
- the LOC131155572 gene encoding protein SENESCENCE-ASSOCIATED GENE 21, mitochondrial-like, with translation MARFFSNAKLISALVADNVSLAVNRRGYSAATQGAAPSAARGARSGVIVKKQGEQTGKTTSSWVPDPVTGNYRPENLADEIDVADLRNMLLKNKH, from the exons ATGGCTCGCTTTTTCTCCAACGCTAAGCTGATCTCTGCTCTCGTCGCCGATAATGTTTCCCTCGCCGTCAACAG GCGGGGTTATTCTGCGGCAACTCAAGGGGCAGCGCCGAGCGCGGCCAGAGGAGCAAGGAGCGGCGTGATAGTGAAGAAACAAGGAGAACAGACGGGGAAGACGACTTCTTCGTGGGTCCCAGATCCTGTCACCGGCAACTACCGGCCGGAGAATCTTGCCGACGAGATTGACGTCGCCGATCTCAGAAACATGCTCCTGAAGAACAAGCACTGA